The genomic window gctggaggggaagaaagggagcagaggatattattacctggcagggagccagtgcgaggtggagcttcgggagccaggtagagcccagagcgaggtggagctccaggaggcggatcgggcacgagacagaagactcgggaggacgagaggcgacgtcgcaaggtaagattcctattgccgcaggatgatgcccagagcaggtctcaggtcaggaggagcacagcatacgacggagatgggatcgagcagcctggctcgactcccatatttgcccatccatgatcagcaggcgattgccccagggcatgggggcgaggagatccaaagctctcagagtttggaggaggccgaatatcgagtcgaggtggagattgttaggatttgacgcctcgagattcagcccacattgagcccacagtgaggttcgcggcgaaaaacggaatccaacgagaccaagatcacctgaatcggagctcgaatggaggagatacgagcttttgaagtcggcacgagaatcgaagcGACGGAGAACCGTCGGCGACCggcagcggcgcgcgggacgcgcaccCAGGCCCTCGTGGGGGGGCCCGTGGCCCAGccgggtgcgcggcccaggcggtGCGCGGCCCAAcgggcgcgcgcgggccggcccaggcgagcgccctgctggcccccttgccccggtccaccatggaccggacggtccacggcggggcctgtggacacatgggcatttcccacgcgtttctcgcggtccacgacactattccatggaccggagcgcgatccaacggcccaggtggctcccgatcttgatccgacggtctgggacgctgatttggcttgtttaggactcttaaacctaattagattaggtttaaactctgtttagCCCTTTAAAAGGGTCCTGTGATGAAACAGAGAGTAAGGGGTTCGATTTTTGCACGTACGGAgccgtacgaatccgagaagagagagaggcgagagtgctgagagagaaggagcaggaggctcctggacagcggtcgccaggctcttcaggggttcaggggggtctccaagagagagagagcttttgtgaggagaacttcaggtgagagagaattgggtgtacaagggttgagggtgaggtctcctcttgtaaaattttttttcatagtgaagtttgcatgcccgtggagacgagcccttttgtggctgatcaacgtattttgattgttttccttttgttttgtttcttctttcttcctgctgcatcgtgtggtactgaaaggatcttgggaggtggtgtcctgaccagacattcaCCCAACATAGGTCATGATAGAACAGGACTCGGATGATCGTTAGTTGATAAATACTGGTGACCCACAGGGTGGTGGTGCAACTGATAAGAATCTGTGATCACCATGACTCGAAATGTAATGAGCAGCAAGATTATTCCAAACAATTCCCATCATTGCACCATGCAACCTGTTCCCACTCGAAACCTGCATACTGAGATGATCATTCTCATAGGAGATGTTATTAACATTCTCCCATAAGAGATGTTATTGATCGGATGTTATTGGGCGTCTGATACATGAAATTTTAACCTAGCAGCAGCAATCCATCTTCCTCGCCCTCCTTCGCACATGCAAAGCACTAGACAAAGGGGTCCTAACAACCACCAAATTTGACAAAGCTCTTGAGCAGAACCTTAAGACATGCAAAGCCCTAGACAAAGGGGTCCTAACAACCACCAAGTTTGACAAAGCTCTTGAGCAGAACCTGACATGCAAAGCACTAGACAAAGGGATCCTAAGAACCACCAAATTTGACAAAAGCTCTTGTGCAGAACCTTAAGACATGCAATTGATATTCTGTGATATTGTATTCACTGAAGGTCAATATGGTCGGCTCAAAAATAATCTAGTTTGAATTGGATCTTGCTGGTATAATACAAATGGAGTTACATTGGATCAAGAATCTGTTTTAAACAATAAAGATTTTAGGTCATTGAAAGTAGAAAAGATGATTTAAGTTAAAACGAAATGGGAAAAGAAAATCGTTTTGCATTCACAATTTGTAGATGTGTCCTCTTTCACATCCTCATAATGGATCTCATTGGAAGGTTTGTAATACAAAGTAGTCGTCAATATACTTTATTACGGAAGATCTCAGTAACTTTTAGCAATTGTGTTCTTTAAATAGATGTGGTTGTATCTTTagcatgaaagaatgattgattttttttagcgGCATGAACTGTTGGATTGTGCTTTGCACAACCTTTAAATATAGTGTCTACCTTGTGATTTGTGCTGACAGAtagaaagaaaatgatgaaagatTTGAAAACTGTGCGAAGTGCAATCCAATAATTGACATTGCGAAAAATTAATCATTCATTTGTGTGAAGGATATAACAAGAAATCTTCTAAACATAGTTCATTTATGGTTTAATTAGGAGGATCGGGtgatttggagagaaaatttaaggtatgatgACGTGAGATCAGCATTCTATGAAGGAGGGCATGTCCCTCCAAAGTGAATTGTAGATCTGCCATGAGAAACGTTGCGTGGTATatgtattcaaattttttatttctaagaTAAGGTTTTGGCATCTACCTCACATGTGTGAATAAAAAAAGAGTATTTGGTGGACAGCTGTGAActtaaaagaaggaaagaaagaaagaagaaagaaagaaagagaaagccgCAATGTAACAAGCCAATGCGAGATGAATTATGAAGCCCCAattttgctttcttttcttttacctTTTCTTAAATTTACCATGAGCATGGTCGAGTCATCTATATGGACTCCTGAAGAGGCAATGGAGATTGAGAGTtaaattagagaataactaaatgatattttttagcAAAATGGTGGGTTACCATTGCAAAATTCGTTTAATAAATCAACAAATTTAATGTTTCTTGATGGCACctgtaaattttaaaactttcttCCAATTCCGGAACAAATGATAGAAAAGATTTAGCAGGTAAGTGTTCTTTGTCAGGCGATCTTGAATCACATGAAGCATCCTTGTCCCCATGCAAAAATGCATGTGAAGCCACATCTTCCTCTAATTATAAGTCAAACCGTTCGACTTGACGTCGCTAATAGGAACGGAGATCAGGTATCCGGTGACTAGTCATTGATCAAGCGAAATTCACGGGAAACGTGACTATCAAAGGCAACGATTAGTAACCATCATCAACGGCACAAATCCTTCAAAGGTCCCTCAGCTTGCATTTCTGACAAAGTTGTCATTTCTATCGTGAATCCCTACTTTTATTCGATTTGACACTCTGATAACCCTTTTTTCCCCCCTCAAAAATGCTTAGATGACTAATTTACGACACAAATTATGTTACTCTATAAGTAAAATACTATTTTTATTAACTTCGTATATTTAAAACTTAGTTTTCCTAGCTTGTTTCTTTACGTTTTATTCTTCTTGGGTACACCACCGATCATAAGGGAATCACAACGGTAGGTTCTCCGAGTTTTAAGGTAGAGGCAAACCCAAAAGAGAAACTTCTATCGATTTAAAAATTTCCAATGCTTGGCGGAAGAAGGCATTCCATGTGGGTGCACAGTAGGTGACAGTTGAATTCGGTGCAAGGCGTTGAAGGGGCCGCGTGTAACATGCCACATTCTTCCTCTATAAATGGCCGAGCACCTTCCAATAAAGCTATCAAACCACTAGTAACGACTAATATCCTAATACCTGTAGTCGCAGGAGAGTGAGCATAGAGAGATGGCTATTTCTCTCCTGGCTACTTTTCTTAGCTTGTCATGCCTCTTTACTTTGAGCTTCTGCTTCCAAACCAAACGCTTTGATTTGCCGATGGCCGGACGTGACTGGTTGCCGGCCGGAGCAACTTGGTATGGAAGTCCTCGTGGAGCTGGAAGTGAAGGTAATGTTAATGTGTCACTGTGCATGTACATATGGAAAAATTGTTAATTTGACAAATATGCATGGATGCATGcgttcataaattgtttcatggATTTCTATGAACCCCCTTTTAGCTAAAAAGATTCCTGGTTGCTTTTATCGCTTGTTGGCCAAATTTTGTCTGATCTTCGGTACTTGATATTTACAATTGAGCACTGTTTTCGAACAGTATTTATGTTTGCCACTGTTTTCACATAATATTAAATTGACCAATGAGTAAAAAGGAGGAAGGATCGACCTAGGCTGTGCATGCAATATGGTAATAGTAAATATCGAATTAGAAGCAGCTAATATCTATAGCAATTAATGAATTAAATGCTCCTCTCTAACCAAATTGCCCGTCAAAATTTGTGAATCTTTTGTGCCTTATCGCAATTATATATTACGCTGCATCAGAATGATAAGGTGCTCTTGTCAAAAATAAACAGGGGGAGCCTGTGGATATGGGAATGCCGTGGATCAAGCCCCCTATTCTGCCATGATTTCCGCCGGAAGTACTACCATCTTCAACAAAGGCAAGGGTTGTGGTTCTTGCTATCAGGTATGCAATTAATTCCAAAATCTAACTCGAAATTAATTCTCTTGCGTGCACTTGACTTGGCGTACATTGAATATAATTCTATAGCTGCCCAAGTCTCTTTCCAATGTCATTTATATGGTTCACATGCCAATTGCTCTCCTGTTAACTCCATAAAACAACAACCAACAACCCTTCAATTTAATGACATTTCCTTGCCTTGTGTTGAACGCATGCAGGTGATGTGCACCACTCACAAGGCATGCTCAGGGAAGCCGGTGACGGTCGTAATCGCCGACTACTCATGTCCCGGCACTGTATGCCAAAGAGAATCCGCTCATTTTGATTTCAGCGGCACCGCATTTGGAGCCATGGCCAAGCCGGGCATGGCCGATGAGCTAAGGAGCGCTGGATACATCTATATCCAATACTCAAGGTACAAATTCTAAACTAGATCTACAAATTCCTTAATTTTAACATCTATGACCAACCAAACTAAAACCTCGTttgtatatatttaatttcagagTTGCATGCGAGTACCCAGGCAGGACGGTCACCTTCCACGTGGAACATGGTTCCAATCCCTACTACTTCGCAGTGGTGGTGGAGTTCGAGGACGGCGACGGAGACCTGTCTGCTGTGGAGATTAAGGAAGGTTCTGGTGAGTGGCGTGCCATGAGACAATCATGGGGTGCGGTATGGAGGCTCGACACTTCATCGCCGGTCCATGGGCCGTTCTCGATTCGGTTGACGACGCAGTACTCCGGCCAGAAGCTGGTGGCCAACAACGTGATTCCGACGGGGTGGCAGGCAGGAACCACCTATCGGTCATTTGTTAACTATAGCTAGTTATGAGAATTTGTGCGTCTCCACGTAATATACTTTATAAACGGTGCATGTAGTTGCTAAGCATGCccatgtatggcttcattattgTACTTCTATCTTGATGATCGCGTGTGATCTAATATTAATGAAATGGTGATGGTTTATGTTTTCGTTTGGATGATACGAAAAGGTGTATATTTGATGGTTATCAAATGGATGGAAAGGCATGAAACCTTAAGCATATGAAAAGATAGGACGAAAATGTATTAAGAAAACTATAAATAAACATAAGACTTTCCGGACCAAGTACCTTCTCTGCGATCTACATTTTACTCTCTACTATATTTGGAAAAACCTCTTCTTTTATTCCACCAATGTGTATCTATATATGCAAGGGATTTTCTTTAGGGTCACTTGATTTATTCATTGGGAAACACAGGTGCCTGAGACTGTCTGCCGAACGGATCACCAGGCTAATGATAATGATAGGGCATCCATCATCTACTATAGTAGGAAATTGAGAACAATGTGCATTCTGACGGATAAACCTTTAGCTATATATGTGTTTCACTCGTTACTACAATATGGTGGTGGATTATAATGGCGAAGGCGGTTAGCGAGCTCTTATATTCATTCTGAACCAATCAACAGAGTTCAGTCGTCAAGAAGTGCTAAAGCATCATACTATAGTTCATGATCTTTgaatattagtatagtattttttAAGTTCCActacagtaaaaataatttttgatggcAAATTATTTATGGTATCTTTCATTATAtgccactaaattttttttttggctgcatTTTGGTAAAAACGCTGCtatctttcaataaatatttttttattagtggtATGTTATTAtaaatattgttaaaaatatatattttaccgTGTATAACTTGAAGTATCCAAAACTAAAATTGCTATTATGGCATTTAACTAATATATCGGTAAGTAATATCATAATTTacaggattttaaaaaattatcactaaatcttaaattatgaatttttatatagaGTTTGATTTAGTTATACCgatctcataaaatatgttattatatatatattcttagcaTTATTTATTTAATGATATGAATATATATCAATAAATTAAATAAACTATTTTAATATGTTAATAATACAAGTTCTAGTTTGGTGGTTAAGAGCTTGTCATTTTGTAacgacccagaaaaaaaaaaaaaaaaaaaaaaaaaaaaaaaaaaacagaggaatcgggaggaagaagactcccgttgagagtcttcttcccaccgtgaaaaggagtggggaatccgagta from Elaeis guineensis isolate ETL-2024a chromosome 4, EG11, whole genome shotgun sequence includes these protein-coding regions:
- the LOC105043690 gene encoding expansin-B5 isoform X2, encoding MAISLLATFLSLSCLFTLSFCFQTKRFDLPMAGRDWLPAGATWYGSPRGAGSEGGACGYGNAVDQAPYSAMISAGSTTIFNKGKGCGSCYQVMCTTHKACSGKPVTVVIADYSCPGTVCQRESAHFDFSGTAFGAMAKPGMADELRSAGYIYIQYSRVACEYPGRTVTFHVEHGSNPYYFAVVVEFEDGDGDLSAVEIKEGSGEWRAMRQSWGAVWRLDTSSPVHGPFSIRLTTQYSGQKLVANNVIPTGWQAGTTYRSFVNYS
- the LOC105043690 gene encoding expansin-B5 isoform X3 — protein: MATSLLATFLSLSCLFTLSFCFQTKRFDLPMAGRDWLPAGATWYGSPRGAGSEGGACGYGNAVDQAPYSAMISAGSTTIFNKGKGCGSCYQVMCTTHKACSGKPVTVVIADYSCPGTVCQRESAHFDFSGTAFGAMAKPGMADELRSAGYIYIQYSRVACEYPGRTVTFHVEHGSNPYYFAVVVEFEDGDGDLSAVEIKEGSGEWRAMRQSWGAVWRLDTSSPVHGPFSIRLTTQYSGQKLVANNVIPTGWQAGTTYRSFVNYS